A genome region from Cucumis sativus cultivar 9930 chromosome 4, Cucumber_9930_V3, whole genome shotgun sequence includes the following:
- the LOC101220891 gene encoding ubiquitin carboxyl-terminal hydrolase 3 — protein MGATGSKLEKALGDQFPEGERYFGLENFGNTCYCNSVLQALYFCVPFREQLLDYYSNNKSIGDAEENLLTCLADLFTQISSQKKKTGVIAPKRFVQRLKKQNEIFRSYMHQDAHEFLNFLLNELVDILEKEAHAIKSDAESSSPPEKISNGPKTGQANGAQKEPLVTWVHKNFQGLLTNETRCLRCETVTARDETFLDLSLDIEQNSSITSCLKNFSSTETLNAEDKFFCDKCCSLQEAQKRMKIKKPPHILVIHLKRFKYIEQLGRYKKLLYRVVFPLELKLSNTMEDADSEYSLFAVVVHVGSGPNHGHYVSLVKSHNHWLFFDDENVEMIDESVVQTFFGSAQEYSSNTDHGYILFYESIGTGNKS, from the exons ATGGGTGCGACTGGCTCTAAGCTCGAGAAGGCTCTCGGTGACCAGTTCCCTGAAGGCGAGCGCTACTTTGGCCTTGAAAATTTTGGCAATACTTGTTACTGTAACAGCGTCTTGCAG GCACTGTATTTTTGTGTTCCTTTTCGTGAGCAATTGCTAGATTATTACTCAAACAACAAAAGTATTGGAGATGCAGAGGAAAACCTTTTAACATGCTTAGCAGATTTGTTCACCCAG ATTAgttcccaaaagaaaaaaactggTGTCATTGCCCCAAAGCGCTTTGTTCAGAGATTGAAAAAGCAGAATGAGATATTCCGTAGCTATATGCACCAa GATGCTCATgaatttttgaactttttgctcAACGAACTTGTTGACATACTGGAGAAAGAGGCACATGCTATTAAAAGTGATGCAGAAAGTTCATCACCGCctgaaaaaatttcaaatggtCCCAAGACTGGTCAGGCAAATGGTGCTCAAAAAGAGCCGTTGGTGACTTGGGTCCATAAAAATTTTCAG GGTTTACTAACTAACGAGACAAGGTGTTTGCGGTGCGAGACAGTTACAGCTAGGGATGAAACTTTTCTCGACTTGAGTCTTGATATTGAACAGAACAGCTCAATAACTAgctgtttaaaaaatttcagtTCCACTGAGACATTGAACGCGGAGGACAAGTTTTTCTGTGACAAGTGCTGCAG TTTGCAAGAAGCACAGAAGAGGATGAAGATTAAGAAACCACCTCATATCCTTGTCATTCATCTGAAGCGGTTTAAATATATTGAGCAGCTTGGTCGCTATAAAAAGCTGTTATACAGAGTTGTTTTCCCTCTTGAGCTGAAGCTTAGCAACACGATGGAGGATGCGGATTCTGAGTACTCTTTGTTTGCTGTTGTGGTTCATGTTGGAAGTGGACCCAACCACGGACACTATGTTAGCCTTGTGAAAAGCCATAACCACTGGTTATTTTTTGACGACGAAAATGTGGAAATGATTGATGAGTCTGTTGTGCAGACATTCTTTGGATCTGCACAGGAATATTCTAGTAATACTGATCATGGCTACATCTTATTCTATGAGAGCATTGGCACTGGCAACAAGAGCTGA
- the LOC101220655 gene encoding 50S ribosomal protein L29, chloroplastic, with the protein MINLSIASLPSTLPIPSKFLNSTSKSSFNALQIRFPFSFRLPPKTATTGRGRNSSVVMMAKREDELKDIRSKTTEEINEEVIDLKGELLMLRLQKSARNEFKSSEFRRMRKRISRMLTVRREREIEEGVGKRLSRKLDRKWKKSIVVRPPPSLKKLREEEAAAEEAEKSA; encoded by the exons ATGATAAACCTTTCAATTGCTTCTTTACCTTCCACCCTTCCTATcccttcaaaatttcttaattcTACTTCCAAATCCTCCTTCAATGCCCTTCAAATCCGTTTCCCATTTTCCTTTCGCCTTCCTCCTAAAACTGCAACTACTGGAAGAGGCCGAAATTCGTCGGTGGTAATGATGGCCAAGAGGGAGGACGAATTGAAGGATATCAGGTCCAAAACTACTGAGGAAATAAACGAAGAGGTCATCGATCTTAAGGGTGAACTTCTTATGCTTCGTCTTCAAAAATCAGCCCGCAATGAGTTTAAGTCTAGCGAATTCCGCCGCATGCGCAAACGG ATTTCTCGGATGCTAACAGTAagacgagagagagagattgaagaGGGTGTGGGCAAAAGGCTGTCAAGAAAGTTAGATAGAaagtggaagaaaagtattgttGTCAGACCACCTCCATCTCTGAAGAAGTTGCGAGAGGAAGAAGCAGCAGCGGAAGAAGCTGAGAAATCTGCTTGA
- the LOC101220420 gene encoding F-box protein FBW2: MEDCGSRRWDELFPDALGLIFKNLSLQELLVVIPRVCKSWRETVLGPYCWQEIDIMDWSLLRDPVSVITMLQLLISRSSGYLHKLCISSLPNDSSLSLIAKHGKALHTLRVPRSEITNSTVEQVADKLSAVTFLDLSFCKNIGAPALEAIGKHCVNLIGLRRVMCPFEAIDRSSQDDEAIAIASTMHKVKQLEIAYLLINTESVLKILENCPQLEYLDVQGCWHVILDERFKKFSKVKLIGPLEEFSETIRWDGYSDSSSYLVWEFVADELDDQFDMLEFLGEDYTSVDDEEHVYPDWLEESS, encoded by the exons ATGGAGGATTGCGGTAGCCGACGCTGGGATGAGCTATTTCCTGATGCATTGGGTCTCATATTTAAGAATTTGTCACTCCAGGAGTTACTTGTTGTAATTCCAAGGGTTTGCAAATCATGGAGAGAAACAGTGTTGGGGCCTTACTGTTGGCAGGAGATAGACATTATGGATTGGAGCTTACTTCGAGATCCCGTTAGCGTTATTACAATGCTTCAATTGTTGATTTCAAGGAGCTCTGGTTACCTTCACAAGCTCTGCATTAGTTCTCTCCCTAATGACTCTAGTTTGTCCCTGATTGCAAAACA TGGCAAAGCCCTTCATACTTTACGGGTACCAAGAAGCGAAATAACCAATTCAACTGTAGAACAGGTTGCTGACAAGCTTTCTGCTGTAACTTTTTTGGATTTAAGCTTTTGTAAAAACATTGGAGCACCAGCCCTTGAGGCAATTGGGAAGCATTGTGTGAATCTCATAGGGTTGCGTAGAGTTATGTGCCCTTTTGAAGCCATTGACAGGTCTTCTCAAGATGACGAGGCAATTGCAATTGCATCAACGATGCATAAGGTCAAGCAGCTTGAGATAGCCTATTTGCTTATCAATACTGAATCAGTTCTGAAAATCTTGGAGAACTGCCCACAGCTTGAGTATTTAGATGTGCAAGGGTGTTGGCATGTGATACTAGATGAGAGGTTCAAGAAGTTTTCGAAGGTGAAGTTGATCGGTCCACTGGAAGAGTTTTCGGAGACGATCAGATGGGATGGTTACTCAGATTCTTCTAGCTACTTGGTTTGGGAATTTGTGGCTGATGAATTAGATGATCAATTTGACATGCTGGAGTTTTTGGGAGAAGATTACACAAGTGTGGATGATGAGGAGCATGTTTATCCTGATTGGCTTGAGGAGTCTTCTTGA
- the LOC101220181 gene encoding oxidation resistance protein 1, whose translation MGKQQSLRSKAVHFVSDITTVLLNPISDKPSATASAHPQHHHSPENATDLKDDSDLGSASEQGSEFSEDGPDTSSFTAFLYSLLSSSELQENLNSDERSDNQAEAGTPMINAAKETVMKKSLFSRGKQSLGRAFHHAARITGYRNQDRKSDVDLKVNDSKFSGIEMMEKTNVSEVPSSVVVPDASEPSVLLSEKARTVLYASLPALVQGRKWLLLYSTWRHGISLSTLYRRSMLWSGFSLLVVGDQKGAVFGGLVEAPLKPSSKKKYQGTNNTFVFTSIPGHPVIYRPTGENYYFTLCSPDFLAIGGGSHFALYLDNDLLNGSSSTSETYGNPCLANTEEFEVKEVELWGFVYTSKYEEMLALSRTEAPGICRW comes from the exons ATGGGTAAGCAACAATCCTTGCGCAGCAAAGCAGTCCATTTTGTCTCCGATATCACTACCGTTCTTCTTAACCCAATCTCTGATAAACCTTCCGCTACAGCCTCTGCTCATCCTCAACATCATCATTCACCT GAAAATGCGACTGACCTTAAAGACGACAGTGATCTAGGTTCAGCTAGTGAACAGGGTTCCGAATTTTCGGAAGATGGCCCTGATACATCTTCATTTACTGCATTCCTGTATTCCCTTCTGTCGTCCTCAGAATTGCAGGAAAACTTGAACTCTGATGAAAGAAGTGATAATCAGGCAGAGGCAGGCACACCAATGATCAATGCTGCAAAAGAAACTGTTATGAAGAAAAGCTTGTTTTCTAGGGGGAAACAATCCCTTGGTAGAGCTTTTCACCATGCTGCAAGAATCACTGGCTACCGAAATCAGGATCGGAAGAGTGATGTTGATTTGAAAGTTAATGATTCTAAATTTTCTGGAATTGAGATGATGGAAAAGACAAATGTAAGTGAGGTTCCTTCGTCAGTTGTTGTCCCTGACGCATCTGAACCTTCAGTGCTTCTTTCAGAAAAAGCTAGAACTGTTCTTTATGCCTCCCTTCCAGCTCTTGTCCAGGGAAGGAAATGGCTTTTGCTATACAG TACGTGGAGGCATGGGATATCTCTTTCAACTCTATATAGGAGAAGTATGCTGTGGTCTGGATTCAGTTTGCTG GTTGTTGGTGATCAGAAGGGTGCTGTATTTGGTGGCTTGGTGGAGGCACCGTTAAAACCGAGCAGCAAGAAAAAGTATCAG GGAACCAATAATACTTTTGTTTTCACAAGTATTCCTGGCCATCCTGTGATTTATCGCCCCACAG GTGAAAATTACTATTTCACATTGTGCTCGCCTGATTTCTTGGCCATTGGCGGCGGTAGCCATTTTGCACTCTATTTGGACAATGACCT attaaatgGATCGAGCTCTACATCAGAGACATACGGAAATCCTTGTCTTGCAAATACTGAAGAATTTGAAGTGAAGGAAGTTGAG TTGTGGGGCTTTGTATACACCTCAAAGTATGAAGAAATGCTTGCTTTGAGCAGAACCGAAGCACCTGGGATTTGTCGATGGTGA